In Populus alba chromosome 9, ASM523922v2, whole genome shotgun sequence, a genomic segment contains:
- the LOC118035213 gene encoding anthranilate synthase alpha subunit 2, chloroplastic isoform X2, with protein MIEMLQAFCLSQLSLAWMLPQFFVGAQPRMEIVAKENMVTIMDHYEGRRMEEIVEDPMEVPRKIMEGWKPQLIDELPEAFCGGWVGYFSYDTVRYVEKKKLPFSGAPPDDRNLPDVHLGLYDDVIVFDHVEKKACVIHWVQLDRFSSVKEAYEDGMNRLESILSRVHDIAPPRLPAGSIKLFTRLFGPKLENSNMTSEEYKDAVLQAKDHILAGDIFQIVLSQRFERRTFADPFEIYRALRVVNPSPYMTYLQARGCILVASSPEILTRVKKEKITNRPLAGTVRRGKTPKEDLMLEKELLNDQKQCAEHIMLVDLGRNDVGKVSKPGSVKVEKLMNIERYSHVMHISSTVTGELLDNLTRWDVLRAALPVGTVSGAPKVKAMELIDQLEVTRRGPYSGGFGGISFSGDMDIALALRTIVFPTSTRYDTMYSYKDVNTRREWVAHLQAGAGIVADSDPADEQRECENKAAALARAIDLAESAFLKK; from the exons ATGATAGAGATGCTCCAAGCTTTTTGTTTGAGTCAGTTGAGCCTGGCTTGGATGCTTCCACAGTT TTTCGTAGGAGCTCAACCAAGAATGGAGATTGTAGCTAAAGAGAACATGGTTACAATAATGGACCATTATGAAGGTCGTCGGATGGAGGAGATTGTGGAGGATCCAATGGAGGTTCCTAGAAAAATCATGGAGGGCTGGAAACCTCAACTTATTGACGAGCTTCCAGAAGCATTTTGCG GTGGATGGGTAGGCTATTTCTCATATGACACAGTGCGGTATGTAGAGAAGAAAAAGCTGCCTTTCTCTGGTGCCCCACCCGATGATAGGAATCTCCCCGATGTCCACTTAGGCCTTTATGATGATGTGATTGTATTTGATCACGTGGAAAAG AAAGCTTGTGTGATTCACTGGGTGCAATTAGACCGATTTTCTTCTGTCAAGGAGGCCTATGAGGATGGAATGAATCGACTGGAAAGTATCTTATCAAGAGTGCATGATATTGCTCC ACCAAGGCTACCTGCAGGTTCAATAAAGTTGTTCACTCGTCTTTTTGGCCCTAAATTGGAGAATTCAAACATGACGAGTGAAGAATACAAGGATGCAGTGTTACAGGCAAAGGACCATATTTTGGCTGGTGATATTTTCCAGATTGTATTAAGTCAGCGTTTTGAACGTCGGACATTTGCAGATCCTTTTGAAATTTACAGAGCTTTGAGGGTTGTCAATCCAAGTCCATACATGACATATTTACAA GCTAGAGGATGTATACTGGTTGCTTCTAGTCCTGAAATTCTTACACGTGTGAAGAAG GAGAAGATTACAAACCGACCCCTTGCTGGGACTGTTAGGAGAGGAAAGACCCCTAAAGAAGATCTAATGTTGGAAAAGGAGCTTTTGAATGATCAAAAGCAATGTGCAGAGCACATTATGCTTGTTGACTTGGGGAGGAATGATGTGGGCAAG GTCTCCAAACCTGGTTCTGTGAAGGTTGAGAAGCTCATGAATATTGAACGATATTCCCATGTTATGCACATCAGCTCAACA GTCACTGGAGAGTTGCTTGATAATTTAACTAGATGGGATGTGTTGCGCGCTGCACTGCCTGTTGGTACTGTTAGCGGAGCACCAAAG GTGAAAGCGATGGAATTGATCGATCAGCTGGAAGTGACCAGACGAGGGCCTTACAGTGGTGGATTTGGAGGCATTTCATTTTCCGGTGACATGGACATTGCCCTTGCTCTTAGGACTATTGTCTTCCCCACCAGTACTCGTTATGATACAATGTATTCATACAAGGATGTGAACACTCGTCGAGAATGGGTAGCTCACCTCCAAGCCGGGGCTGGAATTGTGGCTGACAGTGATCCTGCAGACGAGCAGAGAGAGTGTGAGAACAAAGCAGCCGCACTTGCTCGTGCCATTGATCTTGCAGAGTCAGCATTTCTCaagaaatga
- the LOC118035212 gene encoding probable NAD(P)H dehydrogenase (quinone) FQR1-like 3 has protein sequence MGTTKIYIVFYSLHGHVEIMAREIQRGANAVQGVEATLWQVPETLSNSILNKVKANPKADDVPVILPEQLLEADGFLFGFPSRFGVMASQFKAFFDATHELWATQALAGKPAGFFWSTGFHGGGQELAAFTAITQLAHHGMLFVPLGYTFGSGMFEMGEVKGGSSYGAGTFAADGSRQPSELELRQAFYQGKYVSEITKKLKG, from the exons ATGGGGACCACAAAGATCTACATAGT GTTTTACTCCTTACATGGACATGTAGAGATTATGGCACGAGAAATCCAGCGAGGAGCTAATGCAGTTCAGGGTGTTGAAGCAACACTTTGGCAG GTACCTGAGACACTTTCCAACTCGATATTGAACAAGGTGAAGGCCAATCCTAAAGCAGATGATGTACCAGTTATTCTGCCAGAACAACTTTTGGAGGCTGATGGTTTTCTCTTTGGTTTTCCTTCTCGTTTTGGTGTGATGGCATCCCAATTCAAAGCCTTCTTTGATGCCACCCATGAGCTATGGGCAACCCAAGCTCTTGCTGGGAAACCTGCTGGATTCTTCTGGAGTACTGGTTTCCATGGTGGAGGCCAGGAACTTGCTGC ATTTACAGCCATAACGCAGTTAGCACACCATGGTATGCTTTTTGTTCCTCTGGGTTACACCTTCGGCAGTGGCATGTTTGAGATGGGTGAAGTGAAAGGTGGGTCTTCTTATGGTGCTGGAACTTTTGCAGCGGACGGGAGCCGTCAACCCTCTGAATTAGAACTCCGACAGGCCTTTTACCAGGGGAAGTATGTTTCTGAAATAACGAAGAAGCTCAAAGGTTAG
- the LOC118035213 gene encoding anthranilate synthase alpha subunit 2, chloroplastic isoform X1 encodes MCEVSQFPFSLPNKFSLKTMDKTLAVTHRLLPLSFRLPAASSVNFNVRLSRSSSRSLDLVGSSSRGCTLKCSASTLDNQAARFQEASKNGNLIPLYRYIFSDHLTPVLAYRCLVREDDRDAPSFLFESVEPGLDASTVGRYSFVGAQPRMEIVAKENMVTIMDHYEGRRMEEIVEDPMEVPRKIMEGWKPQLIDELPEAFCGGWVGYFSYDTVRYVEKKKLPFSGAPPDDRNLPDVHLGLYDDVIVFDHVEKKACVIHWVQLDRFSSVKEAYEDGMNRLESILSRVHDIAPPRLPAGSIKLFTRLFGPKLENSNMTSEEYKDAVLQAKDHILAGDIFQIVLSQRFERRTFADPFEIYRALRVVNPSPYMTYLQARGCILVASSPEILTRVKKEKITNRPLAGTVRRGKTPKEDLMLEKELLNDQKQCAEHIMLVDLGRNDVGKVSKPGSVKVEKLMNIERYSHVMHISSTVTGELLDNLTRWDVLRAALPVGTVSGAPKVKAMELIDQLEVTRRGPYSGGFGGISFSGDMDIALALRTIVFPTSTRYDTMYSYKDVNTRREWVAHLQAGAGIVADSDPADEQRECENKAAALARAIDLAESAFLKK; translated from the exons ATGTGCGAAGTCTCTCAGTTTCCCTTTTCTCTCCCTAACAAATTCTCTTTGAAGACCATGGACAAAACCCTAGCCGTCACTCATCGTCTGCTTCCGCTAAGTTTCCGCTTGCCTGCAGCTTCCTCTGTTAATTTCAACGTTAGACTTTCAAGATCAAGCTCAAGGTCCCTTGATCTTGTTGGTTCAAGCTCGCGTGGCTGCACTTTAAAATGCTCAGCTTCAACACTTG ataacCAAGCAGCAAGATTTCAAGAAGCTTCAAAGAATGGGAATTTAATTCCTCTATACCGATATATATTCTCAGATCACCTAACTCCAGTGCTTGCTTACCGATGTCTGGTTAGGGAAGATGATAGAGATGCTCCAAGCTTTTTGTTTGAGTCAGTTGAGCCTGGCTTGGATGCTTCCACAGTT GGGCGATATAGTTTCGTAGGAGCTCAACCAAGAATGGAGATTGTAGCTAAAGAGAACATGGTTACAATAATGGACCATTATGAAGGTCGTCGGATGGAGGAGATTGTGGAGGATCCAATGGAGGTTCCTAGAAAAATCATGGAGGGCTGGAAACCTCAACTTATTGACGAGCTTCCAGAAGCATTTTGCG GTGGATGGGTAGGCTATTTCTCATATGACACAGTGCGGTATGTAGAGAAGAAAAAGCTGCCTTTCTCTGGTGCCCCACCCGATGATAGGAATCTCCCCGATGTCCACTTAGGCCTTTATGATGATGTGATTGTATTTGATCACGTGGAAAAG AAAGCTTGTGTGATTCACTGGGTGCAATTAGACCGATTTTCTTCTGTCAAGGAGGCCTATGAGGATGGAATGAATCGACTGGAAAGTATCTTATCAAGAGTGCATGATATTGCTCC ACCAAGGCTACCTGCAGGTTCAATAAAGTTGTTCACTCGTCTTTTTGGCCCTAAATTGGAGAATTCAAACATGACGAGTGAAGAATACAAGGATGCAGTGTTACAGGCAAAGGACCATATTTTGGCTGGTGATATTTTCCAGATTGTATTAAGTCAGCGTTTTGAACGTCGGACATTTGCAGATCCTTTTGAAATTTACAGAGCTTTGAGGGTTGTCAATCCAAGTCCATACATGACATATTTACAA GCTAGAGGATGTATACTGGTTGCTTCTAGTCCTGAAATTCTTACACGTGTGAAGAAG GAGAAGATTACAAACCGACCCCTTGCTGGGACTGTTAGGAGAGGAAAGACCCCTAAAGAAGATCTAATGTTGGAAAAGGAGCTTTTGAATGATCAAAAGCAATGTGCAGAGCACATTATGCTTGTTGACTTGGGGAGGAATGATGTGGGCAAG GTCTCCAAACCTGGTTCTGTGAAGGTTGAGAAGCTCATGAATATTGAACGATATTCCCATGTTATGCACATCAGCTCAACA GTCACTGGAGAGTTGCTTGATAATTTAACTAGATGGGATGTGTTGCGCGCTGCACTGCCTGTTGGTACTGTTAGCGGAGCACCAAAG GTGAAAGCGATGGAATTGATCGATCAGCTGGAAGTGACCAGACGAGGGCCTTACAGTGGTGGATTTGGAGGCATTTCATTTTCCGGTGACATGGACATTGCCCTTGCTCTTAGGACTATTGTCTTCCCCACCAGTACTCGTTATGATACAATGTATTCATACAAGGATGTGAACACTCGTCGAGAATGGGTAGCTCACCTCCAAGCCGGGGCTGGAATTGTGGCTGACAGTGATCCTGCAGACGAGCAGAGAGAGTGTGAGAACAAAGCAGCCGCACTTGCTCGTGCCATTGATCTTGCAGAGTCAGCATTTCTCaagaaatga